A genomic window from Serratia liquefaciens includes:
- a CDS encoding LacI family DNA-binding transcriptional regulator, whose product MATMKDVARRAGVSTATVSRVINSTAYVEPVTRERVEKAMREFNYHRNAAALALAKRSGNMLGLLTGNLDDPFFSRLARGVEDITRKGGVKLMVCSGGHQAELEKNGLDFLINQGCESIVAHVTRMSDAEILRYAAHTPAMVVINRYLPAIANRCIWLDNVSASQAATRMLIERGHRNIACITTDLPIDDRKQRLEGYRTAMAEAGIAVPGDWIISVPFNEQGGEAAAEKILASKQAFTAALTFNDVMAAGMMRTFRQRRMNLPEDISIVGFDDIALAKYLHPPLTTVHYPIEKMARRAANLALQLNSGTAVTPQNNRFSAELILRDSVAFLEKNPPIEENKAVK is encoded by the coding sequence ATGGCCACCATGAAAGACGTTGCCCGACGCGCAGGCGTTTCCACCGCCACCGTCAGCAGGGTGATCAACAGCACCGCTTATGTTGAACCCGTTACTCGCGAACGCGTTGAAAAAGCCATGCGCGAGTTTAACTATCACCGAAATGCCGCCGCGCTGGCGCTGGCGAAACGCAGCGGCAATATGCTGGGGTTGCTGACCGGTAACCTCGACGATCCGTTTTTTTCGCGACTGGCCCGAGGCGTGGAAGATATCACGCGGAAAGGCGGCGTAAAATTGATGGTCTGTAGCGGTGGTCATCAGGCCGAACTGGAGAAAAACGGCCTGGATTTCCTGATTAATCAGGGGTGCGAATCGATCGTTGCCCACGTCACCCGCATGAGCGATGCCGAGATTTTGCGCTATGCCGCCCATACTCCAGCGATGGTGGTGATCAACCGCTATTTGCCCGCCATCGCCAATCGCTGCATCTGGCTGGACAACGTAAGCGCTTCTCAGGCTGCCACCCGGATGCTCATCGAGCGCGGGCACCGCAATATTGCCTGCATCACCACAGATTTGCCGATCGATGACCGCAAGCAGCGTCTTGAGGGCTATCGAACCGCGATGGCCGAAGCCGGGATTGCGGTGCCGGGTGACTGGATCATCAGCGTCCCCTTCAATGAGCAAGGGGGCGAAGCGGCGGCAGAGAAAATCCTCGCCAGTAAGCAGGCTTTTACCGCCGCACTAACATTCAACGACGTCATGGCCGCCGGCATGATGCGCACCTTTCGCCAGCGGCGGATGAACCTGCCCGAAGATATCTCGATTGTCGGCTTCGATGACATAGCTCTGGCAAAATACCTCCACCCGCCGTTGACCACCGTGCATTATCCGATTGAGAAAATGGCCCGTCGCGCGGCCAATTTGGCGCTGCAACTCAATTCAGGCACCGCCGTTACGCCGCAGAACAATCGATTTTCCGCAGAGCTGATCCTGCGGGACTCGGTGGCCTTTCTGGAAAAAAATCCCCCGATTGAAGAAAACAAGGCCGTTAAGTGA